Below is a genomic region from Mesorhizobium sp. NZP2298.
CATTCGCGGCGCGGGCGCCTCGAAAGACGGGGGCGACAGCGGCCTTGCGAAACACCATGTGGCCAGCAAAGCGAATAGACCGCCGTTATGGCTTGGCATTCGGCGCGGGATCGACTAGATGAGCCCCGCGCCTGTTGCTTTGACGGCTCAGGTGCCTGGGAAGGATGTCCGCTGGTTGGGCGGCGTCCACGGCGCGGACATTCCGCACCGAAACCCCGAGGGAGAGCATCTCCCCAACCCGCGCGGCGAAACCGGCCGGCGCGAAGGCAAGGACGGAGAGGTGGCCGAGTGGTTGAAGGCGCACGCCTGGAAAGTGTGTTTACGGGAGACCGTAACGCGGGTTCGAATCCCGCTCTCTCCGCCAAATCACAGGAACTTCGAGCCGTGGCCGTTGGACGTAAGCGGTGTTTCGCCCCCACCAAAAGATACGAGCTTCGCTGTGAATGATCGGCACTGCGAGCGCGCCCTTTGGGAATTCCAGGCATTGCCTTCGGCGGGAAATCTGCGCCAACCGCGGTGAAGCCGCCAGCATGCAAGCATCAATGCGCAGCCCAAAACGCAAAAAGCCTGCCGGTCGGAGCCAGCGGGCCTTCGATGCTTTGCTTTCGGCGATCAACCAACCGGCAGTGTGATTGAAGGGCCCGATGCAGCAGTGACGATCGAAAGGCGGTCCCGTTTCGTGAGCAAGGGCTTTTCGTAGACTCTCTTCGTTCCTAGAATTCCTTCGACGTCGGTGAAATTGCCTGCGCCGCTACCGCCGCCAAACGCTCACGTTTGGTCAGGATTGGCTTCTCGTAAGCTTTCTTCATGGGAATCCCCCGGTTACCCCTCAAGCCGGCAACGTGCCTTGCGCCAACCAAAATTGTCAACCCAGCGGATTTGAGGCTGCCCCAGGAAGCATGTCATTTCGGGCCAGATCATCCAGCAGCCGGATGACAGCCTTGGCGTCTTCCGACTTGCAGGAATAGTAATGCCAAGTGCCTTCGGCGCGGCATTCCACAATCCCGTGTTCCACAAGCACGCTGAGATGTTTTGAAAGGGTGGTCTGGCTGCCGCCCACCCGGGAGACCAGGTCGGTCACAGTTCTTTCCTGATCCACCAAATGAATAACTATCAACAGGCGCTTGTCCTGCGCCAGGACAGCAACCCACCGCGCCGCGACGCCTGCCTGCTTGCGGAGCGTAAGGCGCTTGGCCGGCCGCCACCGCAGAGCGGGGTTTGCCCTGATTTCCGCAAGTCTTTGCCTGACGTATGAGGCCATTTTTATGTCCCTGTCCGCAGCGGAGCAAAATCGTTGCCCCGGCTTCGCGAGTCAACAGGCGTCAAAAAGGCCCACTGCCGGATAGGTAATGGCAGCGGGCCAGGGTCTAAGTGCTGGGATCAACCAGCACAGATCAACGAGCTGCCGCGGAGTTGGTTGCGACTACCACCGCAACCCAACAAGCCGAATCGGCTATTCCCCTTCCGGCATGCAGGCCTATGTCTCCACAGTCCTATTCAGCCTGAGCGTCGTTCATGCCTGCTCCGCGCCGTCCAATAGAATACGCAACAATTCATTGCGCTGATCGCGCTGGCGATATGGTTTGCGGCCAAGAATTGGCTACCTGAACAGATGATGCGAGGTGCTACCCCCGCAGTGCGCGCCAGGTCCAGTACGCAGTGACAAGCGACGCCACATACCCGTGACGCCCAGCGCGCCAAGGCCATATGAGTTTCCATCTGATCGCCCCAGCAGCACCCCCATGCTGGATGACCCTGCGTTCCCACGCGCGCTGGTCTGCGACTTCCGGACTCGACGGGCAACTCTTGGCCCGGAACCTCTTGGCCCTCCGCGCGTTTCACGGCGTCCCATTCGAGGACCAGCCCGGATATCTCTCCTGGCGCTGCGACAATCAGGAGCCCGCTTCATGCACGACAAGCTGTTTCATTCACCGGTCGCACTGACCGTCGGCCTCGGCTTCAAGCGCGAGATTGCCTCGTTGGCCGAAATGCACGATTTCCTGACCAATTGGACGACCTCGCGCCGCGGTCCCCTCCATCGCAATGCCGTCGAGGCGTGCGGCCTCGCGCTGGAAGGCTGCATCACCAGGGATGAGGCGCGCCATGCGCTCGTCGAATTCGCGAAAGCCGCTGGCATCCTCTGGCCGGAGATCGAGCCGGTCATCGTGGCGCGCGCCGTCGCGCGCGGCTACGGCGGCTACGCCGCCTGAGTTTGAGGCCACCTTCGTCATGGTGGCCAGTTCCGTATCGAGCACCATGAAAAAAGCCCGGCTTGGCCCTCCCGAGCCGGGCTTTCGCCTTTGCCGCGCGAAGATCGCAAAGATCACAGCTATTTACCGGTAATGTCGCGCGGCGCCTTTGAGGCATTAGCCTTTCGAATGTGCGTCCCGGCGCGTCGGCTTGGGCCTCCCCGGATCAGGCCCCGGCGCTGACTGCGCCGCAAGACGCAATTCTCTCAGCCTGGCTGTCTTTGCCTCGCGAGCCGCGCGCTCGGCGTCAATCACGATCTGCGCTTCACGCTTGGCGCGCTCGTCACGCTGGGTGTCGACTTTTGCACGGACCATGTGCTGCTACCTCCATCCCACGGGGCGTTGGTTCGGAACAATCGCCGCCTCCATCATCTCCCGGCTCCGCATGGTGCGGCGTTGCGGCAAGGGGCGCGATTACAAATGATGGTCGGTACGCTTTTTGCCATCGATGCCTGAAGCGAGGAGCTGTCAGTCACACCAACCGGACGAGACGACGAGCGACGCCTCGAAGATCTGGCGTCCGCCCTCGTCGCGTACCTTGACCGTGATGGCGGTGTGGTCGTTCTCGATGATCTCGTCACGGACGATGTCAGGCAGAATGCGGATTGCCTCGCGCCGCATGCGCTCGCGCGTTTCGAAGACCTGGCCGTCGTCATCCACCGTGAGGCCGTCGCCATTGTAAAGGTCAAGATAATATCGAGGCATGATGGGCTGGACCTCAGACTGATGAAATGGCGAGATATTCAACCGACAATTCGCAGACTAGACAGTTGTTCCATCAGCGGCGGCATTTGCTGTGGAACAAGCAGCTCTAACAAATGTTAATGCCTATCAGCGGCCAAAGGCTTAGTGCATCCCGAGCCGCCTTTGCTCCCGACAGAACACATGGCGATGGCTTCCGAAGCCCTTTCGCGGGAGATTGCGGTGCTTGAATCCCTCTACCTCAACCTGGGCCAGCATGACGCGCTGACAGATGCCGAGAAGGCGCTTCTCGCCGGCGCCATGACCTTCGAGCGGCATTTCGCCACCGGCCAGGATATCGTGGCTTCCGGGTCGCGGCCGACCTATTCGACGCTGATCCTCGACGGGCTGGCGGCGCGCTACAAGGTGCTGGAGGATGGCGGCCGGCAGTTCACCTCGCTGCAGGTGCCCGGTGACTTCGTCGATCTCCATGCCTTCCTGCTGAAGACGATGGATCACGGCATCGTCGCGCTGTCGCCTTGCCATGTCATGTTCGCCGACCACAGCCGGCTTCGCGCCATCACCGAGCAGGCGCCGCACCTGACACGGCTGCTATGGCTGGACACGCTAGTGGACGGCGCCATCCACCGCGAATGGATCGTCGCCATGGGGCGGCGCTCCAAGACCTCGCATCTGGCCCATCTCGTCTGTGAGCTTTTCGTGCGGCTGCAGGTGGTGCAGCGGACCAACGGGATGAGCTTCCATCTGCCGCTCTCGCAAGCAGAGATGGCCGACGTGCTTGGCCTGTCCGTGGTGCACATGAACCGGGTCATCGGCGCCCTGCGAAAGGTCGGCGTTGTCAACTGGGCAAACCACACGGTGACCATTCTCGACTGGCACCGGCTGCAGGAAATCGCCGAGTTCGATCCGACCTACCTCAGCATGATGCGGGAACCGCGCTAAGGTATGTTGATATTCAGGTGAGGCCGGCCTGCAAAGGATGGCTTTCGGCGACCCCGGTGCCCACGTACTTCAAGTACGCTCCGCTCCGGTTCTCGAAAACCACCGCTTTCGGCGCGGCCTAACCTTGAATCTCGCACGCCTTAGGAGCTGCTTTGCAGATCTATGCTGCTTCTGCCGCGACGTTGACCGCCGACTCAGCGATCTGCGTCAACGCTTCATCAGTCGCCTTCTCTTCCTTGAGTGTCGCTTCGAGGAGTGTCACGGCCTCGTTCAAGCCGAGTTCACCGGCCCACGTCCTCAGCGTGCCATAGCGTGAGATCTCATAGTGCTCGACCGCTTGCGCGGCGGCCAGCAGGCCGGCATCGAGCGCGGGCGATCCCTTGTACTCCTCCATGATTTCGGCGCCTTCCTCGGTGATACCCATGATGGCCGCACAGGTCTTGCCGGCCGGCTTCTTGCCGATGACGCCGAAGACTTTCTCCAGCCTCGCAACATGGCCCTCGGTTTCGGTGCGGTGCTTTTCAAAGGCGGCCTTCAATTCGGTGCTCTGCGCGGCCTTGGCCATTTTCGGCAGTGTCGCCAATATCTTTTTTTCGGCGAAATAGATGTCTTTCAGCGTGTCGTGAAAGAGGTCGTCGAGCATTTTCTGTTTTGCCATTGTCATCTCCTTTGGTGGGGCCCTCAGGTCGACAATCTCGCATCGGCGGATTTGTTCCGCCTGATCTGCGTCCGGCAAAATCTTTATAAAATTCCTATTTCTTTCCGCCCCGCGCCGTCTCGACCCTTTATGGCGATCGGGTCCATATTCTCCAGGAGACACACAGCTCGGCCACGATCATCTATCGTGACGGAGCGTTTTTATATGGTTTGCGCCTGTCGACTCCAGGCGTAGAGTAGAAAACACAAATAAAACGAAGATAAGGAACATCCACGATGGATATCGTCGTTCTCGGGATAGGGGTTTTATTTTTTGCCCTCTCCTTCGCTTACATCAAAGCCTGTGACATTCTTTAGCCGGAGGACCGCAACATGCTTCTCGACTATATCCTCGGCGGCGGTGTGACCTTG
It encodes:
- a CDS encoding ArsR/SmtB family transcription factor codes for the protein MASYVRQRLAEIRANPALRWRPAKRLTLRKQAGVAARWVAVLAQDKRLLIVIHLVDQERTVTDLVSRVGGSQTTLSKHLSVLVEHGIVECRAEGTWHYYSCKSEDAKAVIRLLDDLARNDMLPGAASNPLG
- a CDS encoding Crp/Fnr family transcriptional regulator; its protein translation is MLESLYLNLGQHDALTDAEKALLAGAMTFERHFATGQDIVASGSRPTYSTLILDGLAARYKVLEDGGRQFTSLQVPGDFVDLHAFLLKTMDHGIVALSPCHVMFADHSRLRAITEQAPHLTRLLWLDTLVDGAIHREWIVAMGRRSKTSHLAHLVCELFVRLQVVQRTNGMSFHLPLSQAEMADVLGLSVVHMNRVIGALRKVGVVNWANHTVTILDWHRLQEIAEFDPTYLSMMREPR
- a CDS encoding DUF6894 family protein; translated protein: MPRYYLDLYNGDGLTVDDDGQVFETRERMRREAIRILPDIVRDEIIENDHTAITVKVRDEGGRQIFEASLVVSSGWCD
- a CDS encoding DUF982 domain-containing protein, with the translated sequence MHDKLFHSPVALTVGLGFKREIASLAEMHDFLTNWTTSRRGPLHRNAVEACGLALEGCITRDEARHALVEFAKAAGILWPEIEPVIVARAVARGYGGYAA
- a CDS encoding YciE/YciF ferroxidase family protein — translated: MAKQKMLDDLFHDTLKDIYFAEKKILATLPKMAKAAQSTELKAAFEKHRTETEGHVARLEKVFGVIGKKPAGKTCAAIMGITEEGAEIMEEYKGSPALDAGLLAAAQAVEHYEISRYGTLRTWAGELGLNEAVTLLEATLKEEKATDEALTQIAESAVNVAAEAA